In bacterium YEK0313, one genomic interval encodes:
- the birA_2 gene encoding Bifunctional ligase/repressor BirA — translation MARLSASAAEAGYRLETFDEIGSTNALALERGAAGETRPTWYVTDRQTAGRGRRGRNWATFEGNLFATLLLTDPAPVANVAELCFVAALALDDAILAVAPGAFDAFNLKWPNDGLLGGAKVAGILIEATTRGRLTQVAIGIGVNIAGHPEDTPYPTTSFAAKGFAFDRDHLFEALSASMVRALAVWDRGARFAQIRAGWLARAAGLGGPLVLRTDGRRVEGIFTGLDPQGRLILDTPDGRELITAGEVLLAPADAGR, via the coding sequence GTGGCAAGGCTTTCGGCATCCGCTGCGGAGGCAGGTTACCGGCTCGAGACGTTCGATGAGATCGGCTCGACCAATGCGCTGGCGCTGGAGCGCGGCGCGGCCGGCGAGACGAGGCCGACCTGGTACGTCACCGACCGGCAGACTGCCGGCCGGGGGCGGCGCGGCCGCAACTGGGCGACCTTCGAGGGCAACCTGTTCGCGACGCTGCTGCTGACCGACCCGGCTCCGGTCGCCAATGTCGCCGAGCTCTGCTTCGTCGCCGCCCTCGCGCTCGACGACGCCATCCTGGCGGTGGCGCCGGGCGCCTTCGACGCCTTCAACCTGAAATGGCCGAATGACGGGCTGCTCGGCGGCGCCAAGGTGGCCGGCATCCTGATCGAGGCCACGACGCGCGGGCGCCTGACGCAGGTCGCCATCGGCATCGGCGTCAACATTGCCGGCCATCCCGAGGACACGCCCTATCCGACCACCTCCTTCGCGGCGAAAGGGTTCGCCTTCGACCGCGACCACCTGTTCGAGGCGCTGAGCGCCTCCATGGTCAGGGCGCTCGCCGTCTGGGACCGGGGCGCACGTTTCGCCCAAATCCGCGCCGGCTGGCTGGCGCGCGCCGCCGGGCTCGGTGGTCCGCTGGTGCTGCGCACCGACGGCCGCAGGGTCGAAGGCATTTTCACCGGGCTTGATCCGCAAGGCAGGCTCATTCTCGACACGCCCGACGGCCGCGAATTGATCACCGCCGGGGAGGTGCTGCTGGCGCCTGCAGACGCGGGGCGCTGA
- the nuoN gene encoding NADH-quinone oxidoreductase subunit N: MNAQILDLAPVLPELILAVGAMALLMFGVFSGERSAGTVTVAAMVLLVVAAVAATMVGGAPRQTFGGSFILDGFAKFMKVLAFAGAAVALLMSIDYFKREDINRFEFPVLVLLSAAGMGVMISANDLIALYMGLELMSLALYVIASFHRDNERSTEAGLKYFVLGALSSGMLLYGCSLIYGFTGTVSLPGIAAAVKSGSVGLGLIFGLVFLMAGLAFKISAVPFHMWTPDVYEGAPTPVTAFFAAGPKVAAMALFVRAMIDGFPNATAQWQQIVVFIAIASMVLGSFAAIGQANIKRLLAYSSIGHMGFGLVGLAAGTANGVQGVAVYIAVYMIMTLGSFACVIAMRRKDGPVETISDLAGLSRNNPFMAFVLAMLMFSLAGIPPLAGFFAKFYVFAAAVEAKLYALAVLGVLASVVGCYYYLRVVKVMYFDEPSEPFEPIAGELKLVMAVSALFVVLFVAYPAPLIAAAGAAARSLF; this comes from the coding sequence ATGAACGCTCAGATCCTCGATCTTGCTCCCGTCCTGCCGGAATTGATCCTGGCGGTCGGAGCCATGGCGCTCCTGATGTTCGGCGTGTTCAGCGGCGAGCGCTCGGCCGGAACGGTGACGGTCGCCGCCATGGTGCTGCTCGTGGTGGCCGCCGTGGCGGCCACCATGGTCGGCGGCGCGCCGCGCCAGACCTTCGGCGGCTCGTTCATTCTCGACGGCTTCGCCAAGTTCATGAAGGTGCTCGCCTTCGCCGGCGCCGCCGTCGCGCTGCTGATGTCGATCGACTATTTCAAGCGCGAGGACATCAACCGGTTCGAATTCCCGGTCCTGGTGCTGCTGTCGGCGGCCGGTATGGGCGTGATGATCTCGGCCAACGACCTGATCGCGCTCTATATGGGCCTCGAGCTCATGTCGCTGGCGCTCTATGTCATCGCCTCGTTCCACCGCGACAACGAGCGCTCGACCGAAGCGGGCCTGAAATATTTCGTTCTCGGCGCGCTCTCCTCGGGCATGCTGCTCTATGGCTGCTCGCTGATCTATGGCTTCACCGGCACGGTGTCACTGCCGGGCATCGCCGCCGCAGTGAAGTCGGGTTCGGTCGGCCTCGGCCTCATTTTCGGCCTGGTCTTCCTGATGGCAGGCCTTGCCTTCAAGATCTCGGCCGTGCCGTTCCACATGTGGACGCCCGACGTCTATGAAGGCGCGCCGACGCCGGTCACCGCCTTCTTCGCCGCCGGCCCGAAGGTCGCGGCCATGGCGCTGTTCGTGCGCGCCATGATCGACGGCTTCCCGAACGCGACCGCGCAGTGGCAGCAGATCGTCGTGTTCATCGCGATCGCCTCCATGGTGCTCGGCTCCTTCGCCGCGATCGGTCAGGCCAATATCAAGCGGCTGCTCGCCTATTCCTCGATCGGGCATATGGGCTTCGGCCTCGTCGGCCTCGCCGCCGGCACGGCCAATGGCGTGCAGGGCGTCGCCGTCTATATCGCCGTCTACATGATCATGACGCTCGGCAGCTTCGCCTGCGTCATCGCCATGCGGCGCAAGGACGGCCCGGTCGAGACGATCTCGGATCTGGCGGGCCTGTCGCGGAACAATCCGTTCATGGCCTTCGTGCTGGCCATGCTGATGTTCTCGCTCGCGGGCATTCCGCCGCTCGCCGGATTCTTCGCCAAGTTCTACGTCTTCGCCGCCGCCGTCGAGGCCAAGCTCTATGCGCTGGCCGTGCTCGGCGTGCTCGCCAGCGTCGTCGGCTGCTACTATTACCTGCGCGTCGTGAAGGTGATGTATTTCGACGAGCCGAGCGAGCCGTTCGAGCCGATCGCCGGCGAGCTGAAGCTGGTCATGGCCGTTTCGGCGCTGTTCGTCGTGCTGTTCGTCGCCTATCCGGCCCCGCTGATCGCGGCGGCCGGTGCCGCCGCGCGCTCGCTGTTCTGA
- the nuoM gene encoding NADH-quinone oxidoreductase subunit M — MSNAPILSIVTFLPLLGALLVLSVRGDDEAARRNIRMIALFTTLVTFGLSLIPLYLFNPATAEFQFVEKASWLGGVISYRMGIDGISLPLIILTTFLMPFCILASWVAIDRRVKEYMIAFLVLETLMIGVFCALDIVLFYLFFEAGLIPMFLIIGIWGGKRRIYASFKFFLYTLLGSVLMLLAIMAMIWTAGTSDIAELIKLGPTVFSRNMQFWLWLAFFASFAVKMPMWPVHTWLPDAHVEAPTAGSVILAGVLLKMGGYGFLRFSLPMFPEASTFFAPFVFTLSVIAIVYTSLVAMMQEDIKKLIAYSSVAHMGFVTMGIFAGNAEAIQGAVFQMISHGIVSGALFLCVGVVYDRMHTREIAAYGGLVNRMPVYAVVFMVFTMANVGLPGTSGFVGEFLTLIGTFKTNTWVAFLATSGVIFSAGYALWLYRQVIWGVLDKPALQTITDVDRRELVILVPLVVLTIFFGFYPSPILTTSEVSVSALVESYNQANAAAAKTAAVLPR; from the coding sequence ATGTCGAACGCTCCGATCCTTTCGATCGTCACCTTCCTGCCGCTGCTCGGCGCGCTGCTCGTCCTGTCCGTTCGCGGCGACGACGAGGCAGCCCGGCGCAATATCCGGATGATCGCGCTGTTCACGACGCTCGTGACCTTCGGGCTGTCGCTGATCCCGCTCTATCTGTTCAATCCGGCGACGGCCGAGTTCCAGTTCGTCGAAAAGGCGTCCTGGCTTGGCGGCGTCATTTCCTACCGGATGGGCATCGACGGCATCTCGCTGCCGCTGATCATCCTGACCACCTTCCTGATGCCGTTCTGCATCCTCGCCTCGTGGGTTGCGATCGACCGGCGCGTCAAGGAATACATGATCGCCTTCCTGGTGCTGGAAACGCTGATGATCGGCGTCTTCTGCGCCCTCGACATCGTGCTGTTCTACCTGTTCTTCGAGGCAGGCCTGATCCCGATGTTCCTGATCATCGGCATCTGGGGCGGCAAGCGGCGCATCTATGCCTCGTTCAAGTTCTTCCTCTACACGCTGCTCGGCTCGGTGCTGATGCTGCTTGCCATCATGGCGATGATCTGGACCGCCGGCACCAGCGACATTGCCGAACTGATCAAGCTCGGCCCGACCGTGTTCAGCCGGAACATGCAGTTCTGGCTGTGGCTCGCCTTCTTCGCATCCTTCGCGGTGAAGATGCCGATGTGGCCGGTCCACACCTGGCTGCCGGACGCTCACGTCGAAGCGCCGACGGCCGGCTCGGTGATCCTGGCCGGCGTGCTCCTGAAGATGGGCGGCTACGGCTTCCTGCGCTTCTCGCTGCCGATGTTCCCGGAGGCGTCGACCTTTTTCGCGCCCTTCGTCTTCACGCTGTCGGTGATCGCGATCGTCTACACCTCGCTGGTCGCGATGATGCAGGAGGACATCAAGAAGCTGATCGCCTATTCGTCGGTCGCCCATATGGGTTTCGTGACCATGGGCATCTTCGCCGGCAATGCCGAGGCCATCCAGGGCGCGGTGTTCCAGATGATCTCGCACGGCATCGTCTCCGGCGCGCTGTTCCTGTGCGTCGGCGTCGTCTACGACCGCATGCATACCCGCGAGATCGCGGCCTATGGCGGGCTCGTCAACCGCATGCCGGTCTATGCCGTCGTGTTCATGGTGTTCACCATGGCCAATGTCGGGCTGCCCGGCACGTCGGGGTTCGTCGGCGAGTTCCTGACGCTGATCGGCACGTTTAAGACCAATACCTGGGTTGCGTTCCTCGCGACCTCGGGCGTGATCTTCTCGGCCGGCTATGCGCTCTGGCTCTACCGCCAGGTGATCTGGGGCGTCCTCGACAAGCCGGCGCTGCAGACCATCACCGATGTCGACCGGCGCGAGCTGGTGATCCTGGTGCCGCTCGTGGTGCTGACCATCTTCTTCGGCTTCTACCCCTCGCCGATTCTCACCACGTCCGAGGTGTCGGTGAGCGCTCTCGTCGAATCCTATAACCAGGCGAACGCTGCGGCTGCCAAGACCGCTGCCGTTCTGCCGCGCTGA
- the nuoL gene encoding NADH-quinone oxidoreductase subunit L yields the protein MYQAIVFLPLAGFLIAGLFGRAIGARGSEIVTTSFLGIAALLSWVAFFQVGFAGQTTIVELFSWISAGALKSSWTLRIDTLTAVMLVVVNSVSFLVHLYSIGYMNEDPHRPRFFAYLSLFTFAMLMLVTANDLLQMFFGWEGVGLASYLLIGFWYQKPSANAAAMKAFIVNRVGDFGFLLGIFALYKLTGTIGFDSVFAAAQGLVGKKIEFLGHQWDALTVACLLLFMGAMGKSAQFLLHTWLPDAMEGPTPVSALIHAATMVTAGVFMVARLSPVFEYSQTALTVVMFFGATTAFFAATVGLVQNDIKRVIAYSTCSQLGYMFVALGAGAYSVGIFHLFTHAFFKALLFLGAGSVIHAMHHEQDMRNMGGLASRIKFTYAMMLIGTLALTGFGIPFLHIGFAGFHSKDAIIEVAYASQNAMGPYAFALTVIAAAMTSFYSWRLIFLTFHGKPRWAEAHGHDDHGHAAHGHAAAAHDDHGHAAHAHDDHGHGHGHEPHESPAVMLIPLAVLAVGAVASGFSFAYWFADHHGVEQFFRHALFFRPDNHIMEAFHHVPGWVPWTPFVMMALGFVLSWYMYIRHPDMPGELARRHPALYQFLLNKWYFDELYDLLFVRTARALGRFFWKKGDGWLIDGFGPDGIAARVVDVTRGVVRIQTGYLYHYAFAMLIGVAALVTWFMFSGGLH from the coding sequence ATGTATCAGGCCATCGTCTTCCTGCCGCTTGCCGGCTTCCTGATCGCCGGGCTGTTCGGCCGCGCCATCGGCGCGCGCGGCTCGGAAATCGTCACCACAAGCTTCCTCGGCATTGCTGCGCTCCTGTCGTGGGTCGCCTTCTTCCAGGTCGGATTTGCCGGCCAGACCACGATCGTCGAGCTGTTCTCGTGGATCTCGGCGGGCGCCCTGAAGTCGTCCTGGACCCTGCGCATCGACACGCTCACCGCGGTCATGCTGGTGGTGGTCAACAGCGTCTCGTTCCTGGTCCACCTCTATTCCATCGGCTACATGAACGAGGATCCGCACCGGCCGCGGTTCTTCGCCTATCTCTCGCTGTTCACCTTCGCCATGCTGATGCTGGTGACCGCCAACGACCTGCTGCAGATGTTCTTCGGCTGGGAGGGCGTGGGGCTTGCGAGCTACCTGCTCATCGGCTTCTGGTACCAGAAGCCCTCGGCCAATGCCGCGGCGATGAAGGCCTTCATCGTCAACCGCGTCGGCGACTTCGGTTTCCTGCTGGGCATTTTCGCGCTCTACAAGCTGACCGGCACGATCGGTTTCGACAGTGTCTTTGCCGCGGCTCAGGGCCTGGTCGGCAAGAAGATCGAGTTCCTCGGCCACCAGTGGGATGCGCTGACGGTCGCCTGCCTCCTCCTGTTCATGGGCGCCATGGGCAAGTCGGCGCAGTTCCTGCTGCACACCTGGCTGCCTGACGCGATGGAAGGCCCGACGCCGGTCTCCGCGCTCATCCATGCGGCCACCATGGTCACCGCCGGCGTCTTCATGGTCGCCCGGCTGTCGCCGGTGTTCGAATATTCGCAGACCGCGCTCACCGTCGTGATGTTCTTCGGCGCCACCACCGCCTTCTTCGCGGCGACCGTCGGCCTCGTCCAGAACGACATCAAGCGCGTGATCGCCTATTCGACCTGCTCGCAGCTCGGCTACATGTTCGTCGCGCTCGGGGCAGGGGCCTATTCGGTCGGCATCTTCCACCTGTTCACCCACGCCTTCTTCAAGGCGCTGCTGTTCCTCGGGGCCGGCTCGGTCATCCATGCGATGCATCACGAGCAGGACATGCGGAACATGGGCGGGCTCGCCTCGCGCATCAAGTTCACCTACGCGATGATGCTGATCGGCACGCTGGCCCTGACCGGCTTCGGCATTCCGTTCCTCCATATCGGCTTCGCCGGCTTCCACTCGAAGGACGCCATCATCGAGGTCGCGTACGCCTCGCAGAACGCGATGGGCCCCTATGCCTTCGCGCTCACCGTGATCGCGGCCGCCATGACCTCGTTCTATTCCTGGCGCCTGATCTTCCTGACCTTCCACGGCAAGCCGCGCTGGGCCGAGGCCCATGGCCATGACGACCACGGTCATGCGGCCCATGGCCACGCCGCCGCGGCGCATGACGACCATGGTCATGCCGCTCACGCCCATGACGATCATGGCCACGGCCATGGCCACGAGCCGCACGAGAGCCCGGCGGTCATGCTGATCCCGCTCGCCGTCCTCGCGGTCGGGGCGGTCGCCTCGGGCTTCTCCTTCGCCTACTGGTTCGCCGACCATCACGGCGTCGAACAGTTCTTCCGGCACGCGCTGTTCTTCCGGCCGGACAATCACATCATGGAAGCCTTCCATCACGTGCCCGGCTGGGTGCCATGGACGCCCTTCGTGATGATGGCGCTCGGCTTCGTGCTGTCCTGGTACATGTATATCCGGCACCCGGACATGCCGGGCGAGCTCGCCCGCCGGCATCCCGCGCTCTACCAGTTCCTGCTCAACAAGTGGTATTTCGACGAGCTCTATGACCTCCTGTTCGTCAGGACGGCCCGGGCGCTCGGACGGTTCTTCTGGAAGAAGGGCGACGGCTGGCTCATCGACGGCTTCGGTCCGGACGGCATCGCCGCCCGCGTCGTCGACGTCACCCGCGGCGTCGTCCGGATCCAGACCGGATATCTCTATCACTACGCCTTTGCCATGCTGATCGGCGTTGCCGCGCTGGTCACCTGGTTCATGTTCTCGGGCGGACTGCACTGA
- the nuoK gene encoding NADH-quinone oxidoreductase subunit K — translation MLTIGLSHYLSVAAILFTLGVFGIFLNRKNIIVILMSVELILLSVNINFVAFSTHMGDLVGQVFALLVLTVAAAEAAIGLAILVVFFRNRGSIAVEDVNMMKG, via the coding sequence ATGCTGACGATCGGTCTTTCGCATTATCTCTCGGTGGCGGCGATCCTGTTCACGCTCGGCGTGTTCGGCATCTTCCTCAACCGGAAGAACATCATCGTCATCCTGATGTCGGTCGAGCTCATCCTCTTGTCGGTCAACATCAATTTCGTCGCCTTCTCGACCCATATGGGCGACCTGGTGGGCCAGGTCTTCGCGCTTCTGGTGCTGACCGTCGCCGCCGCCGAGGCCGCCATCGGCCTTGCCATTCTCGTCGTCTTCTTCCGCAACCGCGGGTCGATCGCGGTCGAAGACGTCAACATGATGAAGGGTTGA
- the nuoJ gene encoding NADH-quinone oxidoreductase subunit J, with protein sequence MLAGLFFYLFAAVLVACAFMVIASRNPVHSVLFLILAFVNAAGLFVLMGAEFLAMILVVVYVGAVAVLFLFVVMMLDVDFAELRQGFLQYLPVGILLGLVLVAELLMVLGSWAIGGGTPRTVVAPIPTNVTNAEALGQVLYTQYLFYFQASGLVLLVAMIGAIVLTLRHKEGVKRQNPAAQSARTPETAIEVVKVKSGQGI encoded by the coding sequence ATGCTGGCCGGTCTCTTCTTCTACCTATTCGCAGCCGTGCTCGTGGCATGTGCCTTCATGGTGATCGCCTCGCGCAATCCCGTGCACTCGGTGCTCTTCCTGATCCTGGCCTTCGTCAATGCCGCGGGACTGTTCGTGCTGATGGGCGCCGAATTCCTCGCCATGATCCTGGTCGTGGTCTATGTCGGCGCGGTCGCGGTGCTGTTCCTGTTCGTCGTGATGATGCTCGACGTCGACTTCGCCGAGCTGCGCCAGGGCTTCCTGCAATATCTGCCGGTCGGCATCCTGCTCGGCCTCGTTCTGGTCGCCGAGCTCCTGATGGTGCTCGGTTCCTGGGCGATCGGCGGCGGCACGCCGCGCACAGTGGTTGCGCCGATCCCGACCAATGTCACCAATGCCGAGGCGCTCGGCCAGGTGCTCTACACGCAATATCTCTTCTACTTCCAGGCTTCGGGCCTGGTGCTGCTGGTGGCCATGATCGGCGCCATCGTGCTGACGCTGCGTCACAAGGAAGGCGTCAAGCGCCAGAATCCGGCCGCCCAGTCGGCCCGCACGCCGGAAACCGCCATCGAGGTGGTCAAGGTCAAGTCGGGGCAGGGGATCTGA
- the nuoI gene encoding NADH-quinone oxidoreductase subunit I, giving the protein MASAMRLDQAAKAVFLKEFVSAFFLSMRYFFKPKATINYPFEKGQISPRFRGEHALRRYPNGEERCIACKLCEAICPAQAITIEAGPRRNDGTRRTTRYDIDMVKCIYCGFCQEACPVDAIVEGPNFEFSVETREELYYDKARLLANGDRWEREIAANQALDAPYR; this is encoded by the coding sequence ATGGCGTCGGCAATGCGGCTCGACCAGGCGGCTAAGGCGGTGTTCCTGAAGGAATTCGTCTCGGCCTTCTTCCTGTCGATGCGCTATTTCTTCAAGCCGAAGGCGACCATCAACTATCCCTTCGAGAAGGGGCAGATCTCGCCGCGCTTCCGCGGCGAGCATGCGCTGCGCCGCTATCCCAACGGCGAGGAGCGCTGCATCGCCTGCAAGCTCTGCGAGGCGATCTGCCCGGCGCAGGCGATCACCATCGAGGCCGGCCCGCGCCGCAACGACGGCACGCGCCGCACGACCCGTTACGACATCGACATGGTGAAATGCATCTATTGCGGCTTCTGCCAGGAAGCCTGCCCCGTGGACGCCATCGTCGAGGGGCCGAACTTCGAGTTCTCCGTCGAGACGCGCGAGGAACTCTACTACGACAAGGCCCGGCTGCTCGCCAATGGCGACCGCTGGGAGCGCGAGATCGCCGCCAACCAGGCGCTCGATGCACCCTACCGCTAG
- the nuoH gene encoding NADH-quinone oxidoreductase subunit H — protein sequence MEFFWTNLWPLLLIAIQSLVLMVALLVFVAFILLADRKIWAAVQLRRGPNVVGPFGLLQSFADLLKFVFKEPVIPSGANKGVFLLAPLVSVILALAAWAVIPLADGWAIADLNVGVLFIFAVSSLGVYGVIMGGWASNSKYPFLGALRSAAQMVSYEVSIGFVIICVLLCVGSLNLSDIVKAQDKSIGLFGWFWLPLFPVFVIFFISALAETNRPPFDLPEAESELVAGFMVEYASTPYMMFMLAEYVAIMTMCSLTTILFLGGWLPPFPIAPFTWVPGVVWFVLKVSLVFFMFAMVKAFVPRYRYDQLMRLGWKVFLPISLAMVVVVAAVLQITGWAP from the coding sequence ATGGAATTCTTCTGGACCAATCTCTGGCCGCTGCTGCTGATCGCGATCCAAAGCCTGGTGCTGATGGTCGCGCTCCTGGTGTTCGTCGCCTTCATCCTGCTCGCCGACCGCAAGATCTGGGCGGCGGTTCAGCTGCGCCGCGGGCCCAATGTGGTCGGCCCGTTCGGCCTCCTGCAATCCTTCGCCGACCTCCTGAAGTTCGTGTTCAAGGAGCCGGTGATCCCCTCGGGCGCGAACAAGGGCGTGTTCCTGCTCGCGCCGCTCGTCAGCGTCATCCTCGCGCTCGCGGCCTGGGCGGTCATCCCGCTCGCTGACGGCTGGGCGATCGCCGACCTCAATGTCGGCGTGCTGTTCATCTTCGCGGTGTCCTCGCTCGGCGTCTACGGCGTCATCATGGGCGGCTGGGCGTCGAACTCGAAATATCCGTTCCTCGGCGCGCTGCGCTCGGCGGCGCAGATGGTCTCCTACGAGGTCTCCATCGGCTTCGTGATCATCTGCGTCCTGCTCTGCGTCGGTTCCCTGAACCTCAGCGACATCGTCAAGGCGCAGGACAAGAGCATCGGCCTGTTCGGCTGGTTCTGGCTGCCTCTGTTCCCGGTCTTCGTGATCTTCTTCATCTCGGCGCTCGCGGAAACCAACCGTCCGCCCTTCGACCTGCCGGAAGCCGAATCCGAGCTGGTCGCCGGCTTCATGGTCGAATATGCCTCGACCCCGTACATGATGTTCATGCTCGCCGAATACGTGGCGATCATGACCATGTGCTCGCTCACCACGATCCTGTTCCTCGGGGGCTGGCTGCCGCCGTTCCCGATCGCGCCCTTCACCTGGGTGCCGGGCGTGGTCTGGTTCGTGCTCAAGGTCTCGCTGGTCTTCTTCATGTTCGCCATGGTGAAGGCCTTCGTGCCGCGTTACCGCTATGACCAGCTCATGCGGCTCGGTTGGAAAGTGTTCCTGCCGATCTCGCTGGCCATGGTCGTGGTGGTCGCGGCCGTGCTGCAGATCACCGGCTGGGCGCCCTGA
- the nqo3 gene encoding NADH-quinone oxidoreductase chain 3 produces MAKLIVDGQEIEVPAEYTLMQACEAAGAEIPRFCYHERLSIAGNCRMCLIEVKGSPKPVASCAQNVRDLRPGPNGEPPVLNTKTPLVKKAREGVMEFLLINHPLDCPICDQGGECDLQDQAMAYGVDKSRYHENKRAVEDKYIGPLVKTVMTRCIHCTRCVRFTTEVAGIAELGLIGRGEDAEITTYLEKAMTSELQGNVVDLCPVGALTSKPFAFNARPWELTKTESTDMMDAVGSAIRVDSRGREVMRVLPRLNEAVNEEWISDKTRHIADGLRTQRLDRPYLRENGRLRPASWGEAFAAIAARVKAVGGAKTGAIAGDLATLEEMYALKALMTGLGSAHIDGRQDGTRLDPALGRATYIFNPGIAGIEEADAILIVGANPRREAALVNARIRKRWRMGNLKVGLIGEVADLTYAYDYLGAGPETLADIASGKHSFAEVLRAAAKPLVIVGQGALTRADGAAVLSLAAQAANAVGAVKDGWNGFAVLHTAAARVGALDLGLVPGEGGLDAQALAKGGVDVLFNLGADEIDIASGPFVVYIGTHGDRGAHRADVILPGATYTEKNGLTVNTEGRVQALSRAGFAPGEAKEDWAILRALSDALGARLPFDSLAALRAAMGKDHPATLRVGMLRAADAAAIGALAARGGAVDPVPFKPAVDDFYLTNPIARASATMAECSALARGPAAIAAE; encoded by the coding sequence ATGGCGAAGCTGATCGTCGACGGGCAAGAGATCGAGGTTCCGGCCGAGTACACGCTGATGCAGGCGTGCGAGGCGGCTGGCGCAGAGATTCCGCGCTTCTGCTACCATGAGCGACTGTCGATCGCCGGCAATTGCCGCATGTGCCTCATCGAGGTGAAGGGCTCGCCGAAGCCGGTCGCGTCCTGCGCGCAGAACGTGCGCGACCTCCGGCCCGGCCCCAATGGCGAGCCGCCCGTGCTCAACACCAAGACGCCGCTGGTGAAGAAGGCGCGCGAGGGGGTGATGGAGTTCCTGCTCATCAACCACCCGCTGGATTGCCCGATCTGCGACCAGGGCGGCGAGTGCGACCTGCAGGACCAGGCCATGGCCTATGGCGTGGACAAGTCGCGCTACCACGAGAACAAGCGCGCCGTTGAGGACAAATATATCGGCCCGCTGGTCAAGACCGTGATGACGCGCTGCATCCACTGCACGCGCTGCGTCCGCTTCACCACCGAGGTTGCCGGCATTGCCGAGCTCGGCCTGATCGGCCGCGGCGAGGATGCCGAGATCACGACCTATCTCGAGAAGGCGATGACCTCGGAGCTGCAGGGCAATGTCGTCGACCTCTGCCCGGTCGGCGCGCTCACCTCCAAGCCCTTCGCCTTCAATGCCCGCCCGTGGGAACTGACCAAGACCGAATCCACCGACATGATGGATGCCGTCGGTTCGGCGATCCGCGTCGACAGCCGTGGCCGCGAGGTCATGCGCGTGCTGCCGCGGCTCAACGAGGCGGTCAACGAGGAGTGGATTTCCGACAAGACCCGGCACATTGCCGACGGTCTGCGCACGCAGCGCCTCGACCGGCCCTATCTGCGCGAGAACGGCCGGCTGCGTCCGGCGAGCTGGGGCGAGGCCTTCGCCGCGATCGCCGCGCGGGTCAAGGCGGTCGGGGGCGCGAAGACCGGCGCCATTGCCGGCGATCTGGCCACGCTCGAGGAGATGTATGCGCTGAAGGCCCTGATGACCGGCCTCGGCTCGGCTCATATCGACGGCCGCCAGGACGGCACGCGCCTCGATCCGGCGCTCGGCCGGGCGACCTATATTTTCAACCCCGGCATTGCCGGCATCGAGGAGGCCGACGCCATCCTGATCGTCGGCGCCAATCCGCGCCGGGAAGCCGCCCTCGTCAATGCCCGCATCCGCAAGCGCTGGCGGATGGGCAACCTGAAGGTCGGCCTGATCGGCGAGGTCGCCGACCTGACCTATGCCTATGACTATCTCGGCGCCGGCCCCGAGACGCTCGCGGACATCGCTTCGGGCAAGCATTCCTTCGCCGAGGTGCTGCGCGCGGCGGCCAAGCCGCTCGTCATAGTCGGGCAGGGGGCCCTGACCCGCGCCGACGGCGCGGCCGTGCTCTCGCTTGCCGCGCAGGCCGCCAATGCGGTCGGCGCCGTCAAGGACGGCTGGAACGGCTTCGCGGTGCTGCATACGGCCGCGGCGCGCGTCGGCGCGCTCGATCTCGGCCTCGTTCCGGGCGAGGGCGGCCTCGATGCCCAGGCGCTCGCCAAGGGAGGCGTCGACGTCCTGTTCAACCTCGGCGCCGACGAGATCGACATCGCGAGCGGGCCTTTCGTCGTCTATATCGGCACCCATGGTGACCGCGGCGCGCACCGCGCCGACGTCATCCTGCCGGGCGCGACCTATACCGAGAAGAACGGCCTTACGGTCAACACCGAAGGGCGGGTGCAGGCGCTCAGCCGTGCCGGCTTCGCGCCGGGCGAAGCCAAGGAGGACTGGGCCATCCTGCGCGCCCTGTCGGACGCGCTCGGCGCCAGGCTGCCGTTCGACTCGCTCGCCGCCCTGCGGGCCGCAATGGGCAAGGACCATCCCGCGACGCTGCGCGTCGGCATGCTCCGGGCGGCCGATGCGGCCGCCATCGGGGCGCTCGCCGCCCGCGGCGGCGCGGTCGATCCGGTACCGTTCAAGCCGGCGGTCGACGACTTCTATCTGACCAACCCGATCGCCCGCGCCTCGGCCACCATGGCGGAGTGCTCGGCGCTTGCCCGCGGTCCGGCCGCGATCGCGGCGGAGTGA